The genomic region GTGTTCCAGACGGGCAGCATGCAGCGGTCGTGGAAGGAATTCCGGCAGGCCGTCGAACTCGTGCGGAACGGCTATATCGGAGAAATCAAAACGGTGAAGGTCAACGTCGGTGGCCCGCCGAAGCCCTTCGATCTGGCGGCCGAACCGCTGCCTGCCGGTCTGAACTGGGAGATGTGGCTCGGTCCCAACCCCGTCGAACGGCCGTACAACGCCCGCCTGAACCCGCCGCTGACGGCCACCTTCTGGGGGCAGTGGCGCGACTACCGGGATTTTGGCGGCGGCGGCATGACCGACTGGGGCGCGCACATGTTCGACATTGCCCAGTGGGGCCTGGACATGGACGATTCCGGACCCGTCGAACTGACCCCGCCCACGGACGGCAGCGGGAAAGGATTGGTGTATAAATACGCCAACGGCATCACGCTGGTCCACGAGCCGACCGGAGGCAAGCAGTACTGTCATTTCATCGGCAGCGAAGGCGAAGTAAAGGTAGCCCGCGGCGAACTCACCACCACGCCCACTACGCTGAAGGACAAAGTGATCGGCGACGGCGAAAAACGGGTTTATTTCAGCGATAACCATTATATGGACTTCCTCAACGCCATCCGCAGCCGCAAGAATCCGATCTGCGACGTGGAAGTGGGCCACCGAACGGCCACGGTCTGCACCATCGGCAACATTGCCTACGAACTGAAGCGGCCGCTGCGCTGGAATCCGAAGAAAGAGAAGTTTGAGGACGATGCCGACGCCAACCAGTTGCTAAGCCGCCCAATCCGGAAGGAGTGGAAGGTATAGGCCGGAAAATGTTATCTTTGCGGCCTGTTCTCAAACGCCCCGCCGATGACGCTGATTGTACCAAGCCTGAACGACCTCGACGAAGCCGCCCGGAAGCTGCTCGAAGCGGGCCGAAACCATGCCGTCTGGCTGTTTGAAGGGGAAATGGGGGCCGGAAAGACGACCCTCATCAAGTCGCTCTGTCGGCAGATGGGTGTGCAGAACGTGGTGCAAAGTCCGACATTTTCCATTGTAAACGAGTACGTTACGAAGACGGGCGAACCAGTCTATCATTTTGACTGTTACCGGCTTCGCAACGAGCAGGAGGCGCTCGACATCGGCATCGAAGAGTACTTCGACTCCGGAGACACCTGTTTTGTCGAATGGCCCGAACGGGTCGCCGGCCTGCTGCCCCCCGACGCCTGGACCGTTCGCATCCGGGCCGAGGACGAAAAACGGATTATTGAAACAGAAGCAATTATGAGTTAAGAGTTAAGAGTTAAGAGTTAAGAACGGCCGACCGACCTAACTCATAACTCATAACTCTTAACTCTTAACTAAAAATTATGGTCACCGGATTTGAAGAACTCGCCAAGCAAACGGCGTTATACCCGCAGGAAGCTCCCGCAAAAGT from Tellurirhabdus rosea harbors:
- a CDS encoding Gfo/Idh/MocA family protein, whose translation is MQNQHSPSRRQFLKASTALASFFIVPRHVLGGPGFLPPSDQITMGFIGLGKQVGGLRRNFQQTGQVRILTACDVDRGKMTKFVQDVQTMAGVTPAPETTLPKGECKPYDDFRAVLDREDIDAVVIATPDHWHAAMAVRAAEAKKDIYCEKPLSLTVAEGRAMVKAARKHKRVFQTGSMQRSWKEFRQAVELVRNGYIGEIKTVKVNVGGPPKPFDLAAEPLPAGLNWEMWLGPNPVERPYNARLNPPLTATFWGQWRDYRDFGGGGMTDWGAHMFDIAQWGLDMDDSGPVELTPPTDGSGKGLVYKYANGITLVHEPTGGKQYCHFIGSEGEVKVARGELTTTPTTLKDKVIGDGEKRVYFSDNHYMDFLNAIRSRKNPICDVEVGHRTATVCTIGNIAYELKRPLRWNPKKEKFEDDADANQLLSRPIRKEWKV
- the tsaE gene encoding tRNA (adenosine(37)-N6)-threonylcarbamoyltransferase complex ATPase subunit type 1 TsaE, which gives rise to MTLIVPSLNDLDEAARKLLEAGRNHAVWLFEGEMGAGKTTLIKSLCRQMGVQNVVQSPTFSIVNEYVTKTGEPVYHFDCYRLRNEQEALDIGIEEYFDSGDTCFVEWPERVAGLLPPDAWTVRIRAEDEKRIIETEAIMS